In Malus sylvestris chromosome 2, drMalSylv7.2, whole genome shotgun sequence, the genomic stretch AAATTGGGAAGGatgtatgaaaaataaaactgaGTGTGGGGATAGAACTAACCTAGATTTGTGTTTTAATCATGgcctatttttataaaattaatgTCCATTGATATATCTAAAGAGcttcttaaaaaatataaaaaaaataaaaataaaaactttagaGTCCACTAAATTTGTCTAACCTTTATCATCCAAGTTCCAACTTTGAAAACCACACAAAATTCCAGCACACAATATGCCaacatttttaatttctaagaaaataaaataaagtatatGCCAACATTATTGACACgggaaatttaaataaaaaatgtattgcctaaaaaaaaaaagaagcaaaatgtaTACAAACAAGAagtattttattaaataaattggCAACAAACACAGAAGCCAAAAGGAAAACGGAAGTATCGCTTACACATCCTTACATGTTCAACAGTAAAACAACAACCCATGACCTACCCATCAATCATTGTACGAACAAATTTACAAAAGCCATGGATGTTCTAAGTAGTTAAAACTTACACCTCAATTAATTTCACTAATCTCTCACTTAATCCATGATTAACCCGACTGAGTTTAGCACATAAACATGTCTGCAGAGGCCATGATTGGTTGATTATTCAAAAAGCCAGTACCCCATGGGTTCAGAAACCCATCACCTCCACCaataatattatgattatctTCTTCCTCATAGATCCATTTGCTTGAATTAATACAATCCATAATATCATTGAGAGACTGCAATCTGTTTGTGAGCTCATCCATCTGAGCTCTGAGGACTGAGTTTTCTGCCTCGAGCTTCATGTAAAGCTGGTTGGTCACGTTCATGGATGTGATGATCTGGTTGTTATCCCTTGTCAGGAGACCAATCTGAGCCGTCAGATCAGTCAGATGCTCCTGTTTTCGCATCCGGGATCGACGTGCCGATTCCCGGTTGGACAGCATTCTTTTGCGCTTTCTCTGGTCCATGACTTGGTTAAGATCTTCATCAGATCCTGAGTTTTGGAGCTTGCTTGACTCTGAAGAAACCCCACTTGAAGAAGCCATGTGTGAAATACTTATATGcttataaaaaaccaaaaaaatctaAACTTTTCTCTTACCCAAGAAAGTTAAAGAGTTATTATTTGAAGAACGCAGATGCtagatttaaaaaataattaagaaaaaagtaaaaattgtttataaaaTGTTGTAAAACCAGTAGAGGAAAACAACAGAGAAGGATTGGACAAGGTGGGTTCTGCGAAGGAGGGTGGAGTTTATCATACACCCAGAGAGCAGGATTTCACTGAGTACCGGAAACATGATTAAATCTGTAGGTTTGTATATTAAGCATTGGagacaaagaagaagaacaaatgTTATGAACTTTGAAGCAGAAACAAGGTTTTCAGAACCGGGAGAGAGGTTATGAAATTTGAAGCAGACACAAGGCGTTCAGAAccaggagaggagagagaagagagagaaagagatcaaATTCTTGGGGTAGGCAGGAAAGATAATGGAGAGGAGGTTTTGAAGAGTGGTGGAGGGTTGAATATATAGGCCAGCAATGCCCACCTAAAATATATAAACTACCAAAAACAATTTAAGAACATGTCTGATTGTctcatataatataattatgaggAAAAAGCAATAACATAGAATGTGACTCTTAATGGCCAAGTCCTCAGTATTTGAAAAGTTCACAGTTGCATATCGGATATGTATTCTCCAAAGAGTCAATATTTTCCACCGATTTTTGTACCACACATTCAGTATGAAATGGTTAGGATAAACTTGTAAACTGAAACGTATTAAGAGAAACTGTGTCTCTCATCTCATCTTAAGATTATGTAACAATCATCCCTGAATTATATATTGATATATAACTTGAGAAATACTTTCTTTAACCAATGCTATAATTATGGATTATTGTTACAATTAAGCCTAAATTATTATGTAACAATATAAGTTATAACATGTAAGCATTTCCTTGAAGCAGCTATGAATCGTAAATCTTTGCATAATAAAAATAGACGAATTGTGATTACCAAATGATTAAAAAATGCATGATCACTCATCtttaaatttgatattaaaaataaaaaatgaacatgtttttatgtttttaacatAAGATGATATTTTTTTCCCTCAAGAATCCATCATATAGTGGACAAGTGTTGCAAAATTAGGTTACACCAACCAAAAGTCGCACAAGAGTCTTGTGCTAACATAGTTCTGACTTGCTGTTCTTGTTGAATCCCAACACCAACAGTACATGGGCATGCGCATGTGGTCAGAATTCTGAGAGATGGTCCCTTACAATGGAAAATGATCATTGTCGGATCTTTTTTTTCTAGAGATTCCGTGATCGTGATTGTTCATCGTATAAtgtgcgatcagtttttgttaaatactatttatatttaattttaaaataatttctaaccatataatatacgatgaacgatcacAATTACAAAATCTTTAAATCCTCAAAAAAAGGATCCGACGAGAATCTTTTTCCCCATCCAATTAATCAATAATACGAAGGGTAACGTCTTTCACAGGTTAGGCCCCAAAACCAGTGGTCATTGGCTGCCCAGCGATGGAGATGCGtttcataaaaagaaaaagtcaAAAAAAATATAGCCACTCGAGTCCTTGTCAAGCTGTTCTCGTGCCCTCGAGGAATGCTCAAATTACTTTTGAATATGCCGTGCTCGAGGGCACTAGAAGCTTCTAATTAAAATCTTGATGGTTTTGGTTTTCAGTCAATTCTCATGTTTGatgtttgtaattttatttgagcATGAATTGCATGTTTTAGATATTTAAGATTTTAGGTGACCAATTTTGTTTGTTCTATAAACAATAATCTCCTTAGGACTTTGAACTTTTGAATTTGGAAAACACATATGATTTATTGGACCCTTCCTCAACTTTTATTGGTAATTGAGGTCTACCCCATTTAACTTGTTATACGctcacatacatacatacatacatacatacatacatatatatatatatatatatatatggtggggaggaagagagagagagagagagagagaggatattCCACTTTTTGTATGCCATGTGCTTAAGATTTAGGTAATCTTTCATTTAAAGATGCCAGCTCCAGTTACTTTTCCCCAAGCACACTTTTCATATTCAACACTGAACAAAAGGCAATAGTAAGTActagtgttttttttataaaaatgcgTATAAAAAAAAGCAGAGCTAAAAAAGATGTttgttaaatatttaaaaataatttattttcatagttttgagtaaaaaaagctaaaaatccgaagcagcaaaaatgagtttattctcacaacatagcagaagcagttttttttttcaaagtacagcaataccaaaccagcctgtTGACTTTCACACTACAAATTTAAAGGGGGCATTTTTCTCCTCCATtataaactatggtgtatgcttATTTTACAGTTAATAATCTACCACGTGTCCTTTTATTTGgccttgattaattttttttttcaaaattaaaaaaaaaattaatgtgaAAGTAACTAAAGtaagtgaaatgacacgtgACAGATGATTAagtgtatggtgagcatacactaTGATAGTGAGAAAAAATTGTCCCATAAATTTAGGGTGGCATTTTTGCTCAATGCCATAACTATGTTGTATGCTCACTATACACTTAATCAGTTGTCATGTATCTTTTCACCTAACTCTAGTTAATGTTCACAATAAAtgttactttttcaattttgaaaaaaattaatcaaggtTAATTGAAAGGACACGCGACAAATGATTAAGTGTATGTTGAGTATACACCAAAATTTAGAGCGTTGAGCACAAATATTCCTATAAATTTAGCGTGCATGGCACTGTTCTTTTCTGTATAGAAAAATTCTGAAACAAGTGAAATGCCAAGGAGACTTTCAAAATGAGACTCTCTATAGAATCTCTGACATCTCATATTTTAATATCAATTTTCATGCTAACATTATAAATATTATGCTAAAAGCATGAGATAGCAAAAAGTACATGAAAAATCATACTTTTGAAAGACTcatgcataaaacaaatcatTTATAGTGTGAGAAGCTAAACTGACAGTACCAAAATCGCTACCGAATCTAAAAGCCAATGAAATCATAAGCAACTCAGGGCATATTTGAAGTCTTTTTTGGACcttatttttcgttaaaatgaacaataccgaaattttttcattaaagttttcTATGAAAAAAGGATATGGTATTGCAAGTTGCCTTGGAGGGCCTGGCCCCTAGTGTCATTGAAAAAAGAAGGGGGAGGAAACCAGGCAGGCAAGCGGTGGGCAGAGCAGAGGTCAGTGAGTGGTGGGAAGTTAGGGGTTGAGAAGAAAAGTTGGCAGACATAAATATCCATGCTCATCAACTTCTTCTGTGGAGGTCTCTTTCCTTGGGTCTCAACTTGTGTGCTCTTTTTCCTTTCAAGTGCACTTTTGAGTgtcatgtttttaattttttttgtgtgtatatagtaggatataaatatatatggtgGATGTTTCCCTAGTTTGTttgccaaaataaatttaaaaaggcAGCATATCCATGCAGCAGCTTTAGAAATAGGGTGATGctatatttttacttcttaaatactcattgttaatttttgttttttttattttcttcaattcatccaattcgatgACCGGAAATTAAAACgagtgtaaaaagtaaaaaagagtgTGGATAGCACTACATAAGAGAGAATGCATATAGAAATGAAGAATGGTGAGTGAAGGTTCAAGGAATAAAGGAGAAGAATATAGGAAATAAAAACAAGAGAAAATATAATagacatagttttttgtttttattttgtgtatTCTTCTATATCCACTTCATTCCCACCACTTATCCTCCACCTCTGGCCGTCCATCGTTTCTCTCTTATATTTCCTCTTTATTGTTAACAAAATAGTAAAAACGAAATAGTTTTCAGACAACTTTATATTCAATTCCGGTAGACATTGACCAACCAATTTCTAAACAAAAACGAGGGGCTATTTAACCACTCTGCTATCCATCCATAATGGTTTTCTTCTCTAAGGAATAACGTTTCCGTTaatagtttttagttttcaatttttgttcgCGATAGAGAAACTACATGGAGGAAAAGAGGGACGAAGAAGGGTGGAGGTACAAATGAGGGATAAACAAAGGACGATGATTAAAATAGAAATTCGAAATTATAACTTAAAAGTTTGTTTTAGttcttccttttcattttatgtAGCATTTCATAGACATCTTCGACCTCCCTCCCACCACTGTTACTCCACCGTTCTTCATCCCTCATTTCTCCTCTTTCTCGACATCTCTGTCAAGTTTTCATAGCTCTAGGGCAGTCGTAGTCTCCGATTAGTGCCTACCACAGAAGTACAAAGCAAATGACACAAATCATATAGTGAAATTCTAGGAACGATTATTCCTTTCGCCTTCTGGTAAACCAGCATATGCTTCTGCATATACACTAAGCTTTGAGCAAGGGTCGCCTTTGAGTAAAGAAACCTAAAGAGAGAATGAAAACAGAAGAGAAGAATGGAATAAAAATGGATGCGTCTTTATTCAATTCCCTTGGTTATAATCAGGAATGTCTTACATGCATTATCCGTAATACAGATTCATAGCCGTAGACTACAAATAACAAGCGTAAAAATACACAGAGTTACACGATAGACCAACAATACGTTTCTCTAATGCAAGGTTTTCTATAATTAATAAACACATTGCACAAAGAAACAGGAAAGCCTTTTGAAAGTTTACCTAGGCATGCACAAAAGACGCTTCTGGATAATAGTGAAGCATCTGAGCAGCTTCTGGATGGTAGTGAAGCATCTCGTTCCACATCATCTCCCTAATCATTGGTTCCTCCATATTCTCATCTATGTCGAGACTGATGGGAACCTGGGCAAGAGGATTGGATCTCGGATCGTATAGCCCTGACATGTAAGGGTGTTGGAGTGCTTCTGTGACGGAGATTCTCTTAGTTGGATCAAACACAAGCATCCTTTGCAACAAGTCTATAGCTAAAGGATCAGCTTGAGGGTATAAACGGGACAAATGTGTCCCTCTAGAATAGGGCAATGATTTGATGTACTTCCTGGCTTTTGGGTTGTCAATGAATGCAAGGTCAGGTTCCTGCTGGCTACCAAGAACATTGATAATTAGTTTTAGTTGGTTGAGGCATTCAGTTCCAGGGAAGATTGGCTTCCGGCCAAGAATTTCAGCAAAGATGCATCCTACGGACCAGACGTCAATGGATGTTCCATAATTGTCACAGCACAATAGCAGCTCCGGTGCACGATACCAGCGAGTGACAACATACTCTGTCATGAACTGGCCACTACCTCCGCTGGTTCGAGCCAACCCAAAGTCACATATTTTCAAGTCGCAGTTAGCATTGATGAGCAGGTTCCCAGGCTTCAAGTCCCGGTGAAGGATGTTTGCTGAATGAAGATACTTGAGCCCTCGAAGTAACTACAATGCAGAATCAGATTAGTCACAAGCAGAATAACTATAAGAAGAATAGAACTCACAAATTAACTGAAGCTTGGTAACAAATCAAACTTTTAGAAGCTTTAAAATGCATAGAAACCCCGGAGTGTTAAGTTCTACATAAGAAAATGCAAGAAGCTGAAACATCTCCTCATACTTGGTCAAAATGTGCTTTGGTAACATGCTTTCTATTCATTCAGTTCCTAAATCTTTTCCAGAATCGTTTACATTTCCATGAACTAATTCAGCTCAAAATTAGCATCAACCAATTAGGATGACTACTTAAAGAATTA encodes the following:
- the LOC126605230 gene encoding mitogen-activated protein kinase 7; amino-acid sequence: MATLVEPPNGIRQRGKHYYSMWQTLFEVDIKYVPIKPIGRGAYGVVCSSINRETNEKVAIKKINNVFENRIDALRTLRELKLLKHIRHENVIALKDVMMPIHRTSFKDVYFVYELMDTDLHQIIKSSQPLSSDHCKYFLFQLLRGLKYLHSANILHRDLKPGNLLINANCDLKICDFGLARTSGGSGQFMTEYVVTRWYRAPELLLCCDNYGTSIDVWSVGCIFAEILGRKPIFPGTECLNQLKLIINVLGSQQEPDLAFIDNPKARKYIKSLPYSRGTHLSRLYPQADPLAIDLLQRMLVFDPTKRISVTEALQHPYMSGLYDPRSNPLAQVPISLDIDENMEEPMIREMMWNEMLHYHPEAAQMLHYYPEASFVHA
- the LOC126611131 gene encoding bZIP transcription factor 11-like encodes the protein MASSSGVSSESSKLQNSGSDEDLNQVMDQRKRKRMLSNRESARRSRMRKQEHLTDLTAQIGLLTRDNNQIITSMNVTNQLYMKLEAENSVLRAQMDELTNRLQSLNDIMDCINSSKWIYEEEDNHNIIGGGDGFLNPWGTGFLNNQPIMASADMFMC